Sequence from the Parus major isolate Abel chromosome 1, Parus_major1.1, whole genome shotgun sequence genome:
CCAGTGGAAGAGCTGAGAAAAACCTACACACAGTCAGAAGTGTCCCTCTCAGCAGGTATTAAGTGCTTGAtcataaaagcaataaattatCACACATCTGTATTCAAACAGCCTGTCCTCCAGGATAACTCCACCACACTGAGGAACCAGAAAACTCGGATCATTCTACTGGGGGGAGGCACAGCCAGTGAGGGGCTCGTCACTGATGTGGTGGCCTTTGATGTTTACAATCACAAATGGCGAACCCTCAcgcagctgcaggacagggtGCAAAACcacagtgtgtgtgtggtggggaACTTCCTCTATGTCTTGGGTGGGGAAATACAAAGTGGTACCCTGGATGATGCTAAAATTGAAAAGACCTTATCGGTTACAAACAAGGTCCATCGGTATGATCCAAGATTTAACACATGGACCCAAATCACAGGCATGCTGGAAAAGAGATGccagttttcctgctgtgtcctAGGCAAGGATATCTTTGCCATTGGTGGAAGGGGTGAGGCTGGGTCGCTGCATTCATCTGTGGAAGTCTATGACATCAGCAGAGATAGATGGACGAAGGCCAGGGAATTGCCATGCAGAATACATGGCCATGCCAGTGCTGTTTGCAAGAACACCATATACATCTCTGGGGGTAAGTACTCGGCCCCAGCCAGCACAAGCAATGACGTTTATTCTCTGAGCTCACTTGAAGGGCAGTGGGTGAAACGCGCCCCAATGAGCATTGCTCGGTTTGGGCATCAGATGGCAACAATCAGGGGTTCCATATTTACCTTTCTGGGATTATATGAACCCTTCTCTGAAATAGAAAGGTATGACCCAGATCAAAACCAGTGGACTCGGTTAAGACCACTGATCTACGATCGATTCTCCTACGGCCTGGCAGTGGTAGAGGAAACAGCTCTTCTCATTGGGGGAAAGAAATGGCAAAACTCGCTGGAAGTCTCCACGCAAGACGTGGTTGGCTATGATATCGACAACGATGGCTGGGAAGAGATCTGCAAGGCCCCTCTGCCGTGGTGTGGGCTGCAGTGCGCcgtgctccagctctctgaggTGGCCGAAGAGCAGGACAATGATAGCCAGCAGAAGAAGCTGCCCAACTGCTGAGCTCCCTTGCTGAGGAATATCCATCCCAGGAGATGAGCGAGCAGGGCAGTcatggagaagaagaaaattgcagTGGCACTGAATGTGAGAGTGGAAGTTTTGCTTGGATAAGCAAAATGCTTGGTGGAAACAGGCAAGAAAATctggctccagcacaggaaaTACATCTAGGATTTATAAAGATGGAAGCTGATCTCACTGAGCAAGGATGTAGCAAGTAGCACGTTTAGAGGCGATGAGTGAGAACTGTAATCCTTGACTCTTGGATAATACCTAGATAGCAATTAGTAGGTGTTGCAAGtcagatttttcaaatattaaaaaatataatccatcttttctgttttcttaatcAGAGGTAATTTTCCCAGCTGGTAAGTGCTATTGAGTTTTTATGCTATGgctaagcaaaaagaaagagagcTGTATAAAGACTAAAAAATTGATGCCTACAAGAATTAGTAGCAAgtatttccaaggaaaaggtATTATTTGTTATACTACGTACTAGGCAAGAAGGGTAAAATGCTTTGTTGCTGTTGAACTGCTACATGTGAGAACCCTGCAGTCAAAAAAGGTTTACTTTCATCGAAGAGTACAAAGGGGAGGGAGGTAACTGAAGGTTTTCAGAAGTCTTTACTCAGTGTCTGCCTACATACAAATCAGCAGTAGTGTCACTCCCCTTTGGACACACTGGCAGTGTTTGAAGTCACACAGGGGTACTTTAAAATACATGGATATGTGAAATGCAGACAAAATGGTCAGATGCCACACAATCAATCTGGTATGGAGTAAAATGAATCTTGAGCCATAAATGTTCGTTTAAAAGCtaaatttattgtatttaattttacagtgtTCCCTTTCTAGGCTGAGAgttaatacaataaaaatatatatagaagAACATTTAATAGTCTTAAAAGAAGGCAGCACAATGGAAAGGACACATGTTCTTTGTCACCAGACTAGCTTAAAAAACTGTAATGTTTAATTTTCACCTTTAAAGCAATCAAGCTAACTTTACTAATGTAAAGTGCAGGCAGAATGGCTGTTGCATAGCAACAGATCTAAGTCTTCTGAACTGCCTTGGTTTTGACAAGGAATCAACTACACAATGTGCATATACATCCATCAGATATAAAGAGTTTTTCATATGAATATATTTACTTTTGGTCCAATAAAACAATAGCAAGAGAATCTAAATGCTTGGAACAATAGCACAATCCATTTCAAGTCAAGcattttttaagagaaatttaCAAAAACCTCACAAATTTAATATACAAGTCAGTACCCATGCAGTAAATAAATGTCCAGTTTATACAAACAATATTCTTCTAATAGTACAAATCTTACACTGGATCCAGAATTCTATACAAACGTTAATACATGATTTGTCATCCATATAACTTGAATCTAGGTTACTGAAAATGGGCTACAGAAAGGCCACTCTTCTGTACAGTTGTGCAAAATCTGCAGAACATTTGCAATTCAAACACAATAACAAGATAGAAAATGAGGggtagaaaaaggaaaagaaaaaagagaaacaggagagaggggtgaatgaaaaaaaagaaaagagagagagggagaaagagagaaagagagagagagagaaagagagagaaagagagagaNNNNNNNNNNNNNNNNNNNNNNNNNNNNNNNNNNNNNNNNNNNNNNNNNNNNNNNNNNNNNNNNNNNNNNNNNNNNNNNNNNNNNNNNNNNNNNNNNNNNNNNNNNNNNNNNNNNNNNNNNNNNNNNNNNNNNNNNNNNNNNNNNNNNNNNNNNNNNNNNNNNNNNNNNNNNNNNNNNNNNNNNNNNNNNNNNNNNNNNNNNNNNNNNNNNNNNNNNNNNNNNNNNNNNNNNNNNNNNNNNNNNNNNNNNNNNNNNNNNNNNNNNNNNNNNNNNNNNNNNNNNNNNNNNNNNNNNNNNNNNNNNNNNNNNNNNNNNNNNNNNNNNNNNNNNNNNNNNNNNNNNNNNNNNNNNNNNNNNNNNNNNNNNNNNaagaaagaaagaaagaaagaaagaaagagaaaatagatCTGTCAATTCTTTCCTTCATGGATATAACTGCCAGGAAATATCAGAGTTCATAAAGTTTAAAGTACATTCACTGAGCTGTACAGACAATAGTCTCAAGTTGGTAAAGAGTACAACTCACTAAAGAATAAtggaagctttttctttccacatgaGTATTATTAAATCATGTCATGAGTCCTAACTTACGCAGCAAAAtactgaagagcagcagaaatattttgtcatgctcttaacatttttcaaaaccaagcccataaaaagtaaatatatgaTTTAAGAGCTCACTCCCACTTTTATTTCAGGCATGTGCCTAACTCTAAGGAGCTATTTCCTCTCATATTCACTGGGTTGTCTTCAGCAGATAACAAATCTCATGgaagtttgaaatattttaattggcTTGTGAACTCAGCAGAACCCAGAGACATCCCTTCCCCTTCAAAAGCAAACCAGAGGCTTTTTTACTCCTTGGTTATTTTTCAggttctgtgctcagctctaCTCTAATCACACATTATCCCTGCATACAATACAGCCAAATTTCACAGCTCAGAAAACACATAGGAAACTACTTGAAAAATCCTATTCACTCCTTTTCTATTGTGGGAATCTTCAAAGCATCTCAGATTTGAAGCGTTTCATTAAAAccttttccactgctgctgttctgggcTAAAGAAATGCTGCTACCAAGAATGTTGAAAGtctacattttctctttgtcaaATTCTGCACTTTAtactgctgctttcagtgtAAAAGCATCATCAATCACAGTACCatgactatttttttaaatcaaccTAATGTGATCAAGAGACAACACACAATTTGGTCTTAATTATAATACAAACCAGCATCCCTTTGCATTGGTGGCAAACCTTAGCAAACAGGCTTAAAAAGAGCACAAGGAAATAAGACCTAACCTTTTGAATGAATTAgtcattttttttgtctgccGATTTTCAACCTTTTATGTGTTTgacaaaactgaaacacaacCACTGCATTACACATATTCCCTGTTATTTAAGAAAACTCCTAGAGTTTctcatgaaatataaaaattggTTTTCTCCCACCACCAAAACAGTACCTGCACTCCAAAAATGCAATGCAATACTGGAATTATATGATATAAAATATCATTGTAAAACTGACCTTTGATAACAAAAGCTTTAGCATGTGGAACTTCCTGCATGAAGGGCCACAGTCTtccaaaaatgcttttaaatccttttcttcAAGAGCTAAAGATCATGGTTTTTAATTCACAGAAGGTAAACACAAGCAGAGCATTAGTAgcatataaaatatacaaatccTCATTAAAGAAGTGGTATTGTTGACCACTGAAGGTTTCACACAGCTGAGtagcattaaaatatattttactagAGCTCTCACATATTGATATAAAAACTACTTTATGCACTTAAGTAAAGAGCTGGAGTGTAGCAAATGGACAAAAAGAGACTTTTATACATGTGTTTCTATGTAAGAATGAGTGTGTGCTAACGAAGCTATAAGTGCTTCAACCTCAGGAGAGCCATTTACAGAGTCCCTCGGGGGGCTGCTTTCATAGATGTTCATGAAGAGATCAAGATACATTTGTTTCCATTCCTGAAAGTCTCTAGACGTCAAAGCTGGGTTATCCAGAATTTTATCTAGGATGGCTACTTCTCCTTCCCTGGCCTGTGGGAGAAAAGGAACAAGCAAAGAGTTAATGCAAGTGATGAGGTACTGGCAAAATCAGTCACGTCGAGAATGGGGGGTACGAACTCAAGCCTCAGAGCCCCTGAAAGCACAGGGACTATCTGCTCTACGAGCACTCACAAACAAGTGAGTGTCACACATTCCTTTGTGGACTTGGGCTTCCTTTGTCTTGTCCAGAACCCTCAGTAAGAGTCCCTATTCCCCCACCTGCCCCCTTGTTCAGCCCCAGAAAAAGCAAGCCCTGTACTGTTTACTGTTAGCTGCTAGCATTTTTCAGGATGAGTTTCACACAACGAAGCGCCATCTGTTTGCTCTTGATCAGCATGAGAAATGCTGTGTGGGTGTGTGGACACAGACACACACGGCCTCTAGCCTGCCAGCACAGCTACACCTCTCTGCCAGGTGTGTCATGGGGGCACCTGAGCTCTGCATTGcaaaggctgctgcagggagtcCCATGGGAATGACAGCTCATCTTCACTACAGATCTGCTCCCTGCAATGGGCTGGCTGGCTGCAACCTCTTCCTGCCACTGAcaaagagaaggcagagaaagggaaaacacaacACAGCTGATGGTACCTCCTTATGCACCATCGAGGCTGGGGAAGTGACAGTGCCATAATCCCTCTCTGGTGGTTGGAGCTGAGGGTTGCAGTAAGCCTCAGATGTACCCACAGCCactcacagctgctgcaagaGGAGGAAACTGGATGCCACAGCTGTAATCCTTGGACACACAGCTAACATGCAGgtttccagcactgctcctcagcacaggaacacCGTGGCCACCAACAATCTCCCCTCCAACCTCCCTGTGAGATGGGATTCACACTCCTCATGGCTAACTCACGTTTTCCATGTTAACATCCTATGAGTATGTTAAATCTCTGGGTAGCATGGCAAGGGGAGATACCAAGCTGTGTATGAGGGCACAGAACAGGTGGGTCAGAGACATCTTCCACAAGCAGTGCTTTCATTGCTGtgcaaacaacagcaaattaaCAACAGCAAATTAACACTGCCTGCTGAAATACTCATTTCCAGAGAGGCAAGCTGAGAACAAGCTGTGGAAAAGAAACCATGGGAACTCCTGATCACCTTATCTGTGCTTGAACTACCACAAGTTATTTCTCACAAGTTGTGGCTGGTACTACACCTCTGCACTACCAGCCAGGCAGTTCATAATGACAGGAGAATGATTTAGTGTTATCACAGGAAATAGAGCACAGGGGTCTTTCATTAATAACTCAGAAGGTGAGGTATCAAGAGCTAGAAGCAGTTTGGAGGACTGTCTCTGGATACTATTATGTAGGATCAAATTCAATGAGGCTTCAGAACATCAATGCCAACAACCAGTGCAATTGGCTGCATTCAGAAAGGAGAAATCAAAGGCActgataaaaagaaagaataattgaTCAGGTAATAGCAATAGCTACTGGTTGATACAATTACCAATAGTATGGCAGAGGTGGAGCTCTGAGCTTGTGATTGCAGCCAGTCACAAGTCACCAAGATGTCACTGCAAACCAAGCATGTGTCACTCtacactgctgctctgtgcaggaaaCAACAATTATCTCTCTTTGCTTCTTGCTGCCATTGATTGCAATTTCCATTATTGGTCTCATGTATGCAAGAATGATTTACACCAATCACAGTCCAAACAAGAATGCTGACAAGCTTAGAAAATAGGGCTTAAggacagagaatgaaaaaaataggtCTGCTCGGTCCAAAGGAAAGAAGTTCCAGAGAAGCACAAAAACAGGCACCCACTGGATCAAGATGCTGCACTGTTTTTTGGACTTCCCTGAAGGAATGCAATTTCATTTGCAGGAAGCCATTGGTATAATGTATCCCAAGTATCAATAGCCACTAACAAAAGAGACAATTCAGCATGGTAGCAGGCTGCTGATGCTGAACCACAGCTGTGGTGTGTGACCCCATTGCAGCACCAAACCACAACTACGTCATGAACCTCCTGCCATCCTGATGTGTGTGAGAGCACTGtgattttcttccagtttctcaTGCTTGTAGAAGTCATGGGCAGCTGAGAATGTTGCCCTTTTTTGCCAGTCTTTATTCCTGCAAAAACTCACATACCAAGATAATAATGCAAGTTGTCTGCAATGAGATGATACAGTACAGAGAGTTAAGCAcatgtaggattttttttcaggatgggAGCACCAcagcatgaaaataatattgtttaAATGCTTCTCTAGGTGATAGAAAACGAAATTAATTAATGTTGATAAAGCCCTCTTTGATGAAAACTGTTACAAAATGCACTGTACAATTACCTAGCGACTTAAAATGTGGTAATTTAATATAGTTAACAGGGTCCCTGAGGAAATCCAGCATATTGTTTGGTGAAATCTCTTATCAGGACAGAACTGAAACTGCTGTAACAAACAAAGGAAGCTGACAAGGAGGCTAAATGAGCTGTGGTACCATTTAAAATTACcataaaaattttcaaatctATCATTATCACTATCTACTTATTTAATCAATCTTACTGATTAAATACAACGATCCTATCagtttatacagaaaaaaagcacacaagTTCTGGCTGGACAAGCCCATCAATTAGAAAACAGTCAAGTGTTGCAAGAGACATTGCTCCCTTCTAAAGATTCGCTTTGCTTAACTTTAGACTTTGGCAATTACAAAGTGAATGTGTTTTGGTAAATGAAAGTGTTCAGGGACAAAAAAGGGATTAAGGTTTCCTTCAATAATTTGGTGTCAACTTCTGCTAAactggcagaggaggagcagctgactgagattaaataaaaaaaataaagaaattaaaactgatcCCCTTAGCTTTGACTGCTCTCCCAGgcacatttttctctgcttttcaagCAGCGCTTCCCCATATCTCCCTTGTTTGCACACTGGGCTCAGCCTGGACTCCAGCTGCACACAATAATCTCTGATTACAATACAGCCCAATCCAACCCTGGGGCAggatttttcctccctgttttaTCTCACCTTTAAAGTGCTTTTCAGAATTCGCAGCTGGTGCAGTTTTTCATTGACTACTGGATCGCTACATCTCTTTATAAAAGATTTCTTATACTCCAGCTTAGTGGAAATCCGGTGTTCTCCTAAAGGAGACAGGCTGGCCTGCTCCAAGGCTCTGTACAAATCTTGCAAGGAGtctgctgttttttcctctaTAGTTTCAACTGTAATGagacaaagaggaaaacaaaaaaaaggaggaaaaaatagagaaagcaaCAATGTATCATTAATGTGATTACATGAAGACCTATCAAAAACCTTTGCAAAATGTTTAACAGGTTTAACTAGACCATAAAGAGAGTATTTCACACCTCCTAAGCTCCAGAAAAGAGTGCTGTGACTGCTCCTTCTTGCTACTGccttctgaagaaaagaagacaaacaTTCAAGAATGTAAAATCTTGACACTCcgagaaagagggaaaaagagaaacgGCGCAAGGTGCAGTAATATTAGTGACTCACTACCAGAAATCGGATTTCTGGTGTTGCAGTTGTATAGTTCTGGTGACTTCCTTGTTAAAGGAGAGGAAGCCCTGGAAGCATCCTGCTCAGGAACCCATCAGGGATCACAGCTTGGACTGAAAGTGCTGGTAACAGCACTCAAGAATGTGGATGGTGTCCCTGGAATGACATGTCCTTTCCCTTCCTAATAAAGTCcacttatttttgtctcttattTCTCAtacccagcagtgctgttcaATAGTCAGTAATGCTGTCACTTATGCTGCTCTGATACTTCACTATTACCTGAAGGTTCAGCAGCAGACTAGAGACTAAGGATAAGAGAACATCCACGACCTGGCAGCATGGTAAACCAAAAGAGAGCTGTTTGAATTATAGTTTGGTTTtataaaaaatagtatttattcTATACTATATCAAAATGGATAAATatgagaagtatttttaaacagttctAACTAGTagggaaaacatttaaaaagaagaaataaaaagagaaaggttctgcttctttgaaaacaaaaccaaggaaaaactGGGGATGAAGTGTTACTCTGATATGAGCATTTGAAATGCTTCATTTAGAAAACATCAAACCATTTCAACCCTTCACATAATGTTTCCCCCAGAGGAAACTCTGGTGACTCCATGCAAGCTTTGCAAGCACCAGTACAGTCAGGATTAGCAGAGTGGGGATCAGCATTAGCCAGGGCAGCCCTTGGGACAGTGTTTGCTGTGCccctcagctctgtccctgctgcccccctTGCACACTGACACACAAGTCCAGCCAACAGCCAGACACTGCCTGTGCGAGGCCTCCTGGCTGCTTCCAGAGCCCTTGGGATCCTCCCAGCCAGTCCTGGCTTTCACAGTGGTGCCTATTTTCCTGGTTCTAGGTGCCTGTGTCCTTGAGAGGCTTTCCTAGAAGCTCTTGTAGGAAGCTGCTTGGTTTCAAGCATTAACTTCATCCTATGACTGATCCTGCTCCAAGGGAGGAATTTCTACTGGCTGAAAGTTTGCCACATACGAAAGTACTTTTAAGTAAAGAACCTCAGTGTCCTCAGATGATTAGAGGGTTTTTCATCAGCCACCAATAGAGAAGACAATTTCTGTTTAGAAATGACATTTTGAGTCCATCAAGAGCTACCTGAGGCCACCTCCCATTTGAGCCCATACTATGCAGTAGGGCAACAACTCTCCTCAGCCTCAGGCAAGAACTCCAGAAACCCAACTCTCCTCAACCCATcacaaaatgtgtttgcatttgTACAGATCTTTATACAACCCAAAAAATTTTCAATCAGCAACTAATCTAGCTTCATCTCTCATCAGTTTATTCCTTTGCCCTTTTAGAGGGCAGCTGTTTTTAAAGCatacttctggtttttttttttaagagatattGAAGTGAAGAAAGGTTGGAGACTTTTTATTGATGGAAGTACTTTGAGTCTGCACAGAGCTCTGTAAATCATTCTGTGCTACCTTGCTTGGTGAGCTGGGTTTAACATGGTCAATGGTGGCCAggactgaaacaaaacagaaatgagatgcttttctctttcttgtaattttctttcttattaaaaCATCTAATGGGCTAAAGGGCAGAACATTCAGTAGGTGAATAATTAGAGTGGTTAAAATCTTTTGTGGTCTtgatttttatgctttcttaAGAAGTCTATGCAGCAATGAGATCAGAAGTTTGGGATCTCTCTATCAGCTCCTGTTGCTGAATGCTGATGTCCACCAGTCTGACAGCTGTGGAAGGGGAGTGATTTGCTAAAGGACAAAGAGAAAGCTCCCTCCTGGTTGACACAGGAGTATTTGAcacctctttttctctctgtctccttCTCATCTCTTGCTATGCAAGGCAAAAGAGATCTTTCCTCAGGTGTCtctcttccccagcagcactgccaaggtTGTACCCTGAGGGGATTAGGACAGGGATGGCTGGCTCAAAAAGCAGGCCAGCACTTTGACTCCACACCATACAAATTTACCTTGCTAGAATGATCTAGAGCCTGGATTGGCAACTAGCCACCACATCCAGGCTTGCCACCAAAAACCCATGGCTTCCTAAAACACAGAAACTCCCCACCAAGGCAAAATACGGCACTTGAGTTGAACCCTAAGGTTCAATACTCAATGACAAGAGCCTTTAAGGGGCCTGGATGGCAACATGGTCCCTGTGAGTACAAATCCCTTGTCAGGGGGAGCTTgtcctgccctcccttcccacaCTGCTGGCCTGGGATCTGCATGGCTGGTGCTCCTCAGGGCTCATCCCCTGCTCCACATGGGCCTAGCAGGGAGCATGGACACCAGACTTCTACCCTCACCCAAATGGGAACAGCTCTGAGACTGTGGGGGCAGGACacaggctgggccaggcagcAGAACACTGACAGCAGGTCTCTGGAACACATCAGCACATCACCTCCACACGGCTGGGGCTGCCTCCCCCACACTCTGTCACTGACGTGGTGATGTCACTACAAGCAGCACGTCAAAAAGGGGACAGGATTTCctaaagaggaaagaggagggaagaaaaacaagtctcTTAAAtaccttgctgctgctgaggctgggaaaGCTCTAAAGAGGGCAAGATGCCTTGTTCACCCATGGTGGGGGAGAGGGCAGTGGGCGTCACGCAAACACATCCCAAGCCCTTaatattttccagagaaatgctgaaggtggtgctgctgctctcaatGGCTCTCAGTAGGCGGGAATGAGATTACACACACATCTCCCCTCACTCAGCCTTCTGCTAGAGCCTTTGATTGATTTCCTGTAGGCGTTGGTGAAACCCTTGGCACCATAAAACATCTGAGGTATTCTGTTAGATATAGAGCTGagcttaaaacattttcttttttaaaattggtGGATTTGTATGCAAGTCATGCTGTTACAGCATGGCTGTCTCATTGAGGAAGAACAAGACCACTGGTAATGTTTCGTTTAAGTAGAAAATGTGGTCTAGTAGGATTTGCAGGTGACCTCAGACCAGCAGCCAACACAACAGTTGTTTTTCACACTCGTTTGGCTGCTGAGTTGTGGGTGATGCAGAGAAGCATCTTTCTTGCTTCTCTGAATGCACTGCCAGGTCACAGTTCCCACATACTGCTGAAAAGCAGGGTTTCTTCTCTGAAGCTGTGATCTTCTCCCCTGCCCCACACAAGCCTGAACAACTCTGTGACTCGGGAGCAGAAATAAAGCTGCACAAACTGCAACACATGGGATCTAAATCTGGTGAGAACCCTGTTTTCCAAATGCAAGAATATACACTGGATTTTATAACAAAGAAGCTCCTGCTGTCTTCAAGTGAATGCACAGCTATTTGCATTCAGTTCTGGAGATAATGAATACATCTGTCTAGTAAAtgttgtattattatttttcactattCTGctttccataggaaaaaaattctgaacttCTTGTACTTTGCCCTCAGTTCTCAGAATTTACTGCAGTAAATATTTGTAACtacttttacattttctcaggagagagagatgaagatgatggCTGAGTAGGTGAAACTCCAACAGGTCAGgaattgtttgtgtttttggCATTCAGGAAAAACTGGTGGGATTTCTCATGCTGTATTGTCACTTGTTGACAAGAGTAGGCACCAAGCTCTGTGATGTACTAAGTGTAATCAACTCCTGGCTCTGTTAGGCAATTCATCTTTCCATTACTTCCCTCTTACAAACCAAGATTATAAGAGGATAAGGTGCTTATGTGATAAGTGAAAGTTACCATTGGTATTTACATGACCAAGAGATTGGTTCATATAAACTGATAATTCAGGAAGATGGTATTGAATTGGAACCCCCTAGAAGGTCAccactgcagctcagctggctAACACACTGCTCTCTGGACACAGAGAATCTCTAGGCACACACTTCTCATAAATCTGCACTAAATACATGGAATAACCTCCAGCAGTTTTCAGTGGAGGTCCCTGTACTTCTGTGATTCACTTTTCTGCTAAAGCTCAAGCTGCCAAAATCTTGCATGGCTTTCATCTTTCAGTGAGGTACCAGAGGAGCCCACGATTCCATGTGGGGCTATGAGTGAACAGAACTGCCTATGTAAGGAGAGTTAATAAATTCTGTCATCTACCCTGCCAACAAGGTCATATTTTT
This genomic interval carries:
- the KLHL34 gene encoding kelch-like protein 34 — its product is MSYFLSYCKAHCTAVLAQYQSLRSEGFLCDILLKVKENEFPAHKSLLACSSDYFRAMFKSYTQESKANVIHLQVISPTGLQHILDFIYTSLLPLSFESLEDTLEAASYLQVSDAIGLCSQYLVNNLALENCCFSANVARKFYLPDALAATEKYIIKNIWKLLDLDLSGLLELNFRSLLAVIQSPDLPMVEECRLLNLVLLWLKQDKSRLDHASSLLEHIRYGLIPVEELRKTYTQSEVSLSAGIKCLIIKAINYHTSVFKQPVLQDNSTTLRNQKTRIILLGGGTASEGLVTDVVAFDVYNHKWRTLTQLQDRVQNHSVCVVGNFLYVLGGEIQSGTLDDAKIEKTLSVTNKVHRYDPRFNTWTQITGMLEKRCQFSCCVLGKDIFAIGGRGEAGSLHSSVEVYDISRDRWTKARELPCRIHGHASAVCKNTIYISGGKYSAPASTSNDVYSLSSLEGQWVKRAPMSIARFGHQMATIRGSIFTFLGLYEPFSEIERYDPDQNQWTRLRPLIYDRFSYGLAVVEETALLIGGKKWQNSLEVSTQDVVGYDIDNDGWEEICKAPLPWCGLQCAVLQLSEVAEEQDNDSQQKKLPNC